The Herbaspirillum sp. DW155 genomic interval CGTGGTCTCCAAGCTCATCATGTCGGACGACGCCAGATCACCAATTCCCCAATGCGCGGCGATGGGATGTCGGTGCATGTACGCCAGGACTGCATCGGCAGCCTCTCGCAATTTGCGTTCGTCTGCCACCAGTTTCATCATCTGCCGGATCGACGAGGCTTTGAGCTCCGGGATCATGCGTGAAATGTCCGCTGCTGACAGGGAGGTGCCGTGGGCCAGCACTGCGGCATAGACGAGAAGCAGTTCGCTGCGTGAGCGCGGTTCCCTCCCCAACAGCAGCCAAGAAAATCGCACTTCACTATCGATGTCGAGAATGATCGTCGGAAGTTGCCCGACTGGGCGGTCTTCGAAGATGGCCCGCCGTAGCGCATCGAGGTGGGGATCTCGCTCTTCGGCCACCAAGGCCTCGTTGCGAATGCTTCCAGCCTCGATCCGCACATCACAGGACAGGTAGGCATCCTTGAGCCGTTCTAGGCCTTCGTCCAGGTGCTCAATAACATTATTAAGGAAAACTTTGGGGTCTTCCGATACTCCAAGGTGGCCGTAGTGATGGTGCCGCTTTGCCTTCCATTCCTCGCGGGAAATAAGCATTGTTTCCCGGCTGCGGAATGAGAAGCTGTGATTCACGAAGACCGATCCATTGCGTAACGCCATTCTCAGAGCAGAAATAGTGGCCCACTCAAACGCACGCAGTGCCGCAACGCGATCCTCGCCCTGGATGATCTCACGCCAGACTCGGCCGATTTTGATATTGGTGTGAACTGGTAATTCGTTGCCACCGTCTGGGCCGTACAGACCGCGAAGCACGTGAATGGCGTCAACAACCGGATGTTGCGACTCCGACTCAAAGGGCAAGTCAACCAGCTTGTGTAACAAAGCGCGGGCCTGCGCACTCTTGGCCATCAGCTGCAGACGAATCAAGCTTCGTCGACTCGGGGCGTGCTGTTGCAGCACCTGGTCAGCCAGGTCCAGGATCTTGAGCAGCGTTTCCGCAGCTGGAGAAGCAGTATCCAGAGCAAGAAGCTTGACTGCCTCTGCGAAGCCGCAAAGCTGCTTCTTGAGGTCAGGTCGACCGGCATCGACCTGTCGACCTGCTTCGCTCGTGACGTCAATCGCCCAACGTCGAAACATCGCAAGCAGCTGGTCTGTAGCTGAGCACAGTGCGTAGCGCATGAAGCAAGCTGTCTCTAGTCGGCGGGACTGCGATTGAATGCGCTTGCTGACGGAAGGTGGGCGATTAGCGCAACGGCGCGCGTAATGGCGCACGAGCGTCTCATTGACTTCGGCAGGCCAGTCCGTGGGAACACTCAGCTCCTTGAGGTGATCGATTTTTGCGAACAATTCAGACATCTGAACTGTCGAGTGCTTCACAGGGACCGCCCATAGCCACTGTTGCAGGCTTCCCCTGTCCTCATACGGTGCCGGTAGGTCCCGGCTCCACCCCTGGATATTGGCCTCCCCGAGGTAGCGTACCAGGGCAGTCTCCAAGGCAGCCTCATGGCTGCGTATCGCTTCGGCGATCACGCGCCTGAGAAGCCTATCATGCGGAACCAATATTTGATGCTGGTACAGCCACACCTTGACTTGCATGAGCAGGGTAGAGGCATCCGGTCGGCCGACCAGGGTCTCCTTAAGCCAGCGGACCAGGTAACGTCGCTGGTGCTCGGTCATCGAGGAAAAGCCCAGCGCCTGTTGTGCCAGTTGCTGGTGGTCGATTAAGGTCCGTGGCCGCGTCTCATACAGGGAGCGCAATGTTCCGATCTCGGGCGGGTCGATAGATAATTGCTCCCCGAGATGGCTCCACAGAACCTTAGGAATTTGCTTGTAGGCATCAAGCGTGCGGCCGGTCATCCGGATAAAACCAAGGTGGAGGGAGAGCGCCAGACGATAAAGAAGGCTGCGCCTCGCTTCAATCAATGCGCGTTCTTTGGGGGAAAACGTGAAGAACGTGTTTAGCTCAAACTCTGTGAGTTCGGGCGGGATATGGCGCAAGCCGAGGTAGGGAGCGTGCCAGTGGTCCATTGTTTGACTCTCTGAAGAGAACAATGCGCACCATCATACGCGGGGAAAAAGGCAAACAGCAAGTGCCTGATTTTAAAGGAATTGTTGCGACGCACACCGCTGAAACCCGCGTAAACACTGGAACTGTCTACCGTCGGTCATTGCACGCAGATCAAAGAGACCCCATGAACAGCCGCATATTGCGCCGCCCTGAAGCAGACGCTGCTTTCATCGCCCGCGACGGGATGCATGGCATCGCGGCCGGGTGGCATCCCACACCCCCATGGTTCCCCTATTATGGGTTTCCGCTCTCTCCAACAAATCACCGACGCTGTACGATGCCTGGGTCGAATACTCCGAGCAGACCGCAAGAAAGATCAGGGAGACCGTCCCGAAGAAACAATACATCCTGCGGGGCAGCCTTA includes:
- a CDS encoding Tn3 family transposase, producing the protein MDHWHAPYLGLRHIPPELTEFELNTFFTFSPKERALIEARRSLLYRLALSLHLGFIRMTGRTLDAYKQIPKVLWSHLGEQLSIDPPEIGTLRSLYETRPRTLIDHQQLAQQALGFSSMTEHQRRYLVRWLKETLVGRPDASTLLMQVKVWLYQHQILVPHDRLLRRVIAEAIRSHEAALETALVRYLGEANIQGWSRDLPAPYEDRGSLQQWLWAVPVKHSTVQMSELFAKIDHLKELSVPTDWPAEVNETLVRHYARRCANRPPSVSKRIQSQSRRLETACFMRYALCSATDQLLAMFRRWAIDVTSEAGRQVDAGRPDLKKQLCGFAEAVKLLALDTASPAAETLLKILDLADQVLQQHAPSRRSLIRLQLMAKSAQARALLHKLVDLPFESESQHPVVDAIHVLRGLYGPDGGNELPVHTNIKIGRVWREIIQGEDRVAALRAFEWATISALRMALRNGSVFVNHSFSFRSRETMLISREEWKAKRHHHYGHLGVSEDPKVFLNNVIEHLDEGLERLKDAYLSCDVRIEAGSIRNEALVAEERDPHLDALRRAIFEDRPVGQLPTIILDIDSEVRFSWLLLGREPRSRSELLLVYAAVLAHGTSLSAADISRMIPELKASSIRQMMKLVADERKLREAADAVLAYMHRHPIAAHWGIGDLASSDMMSLETTRTVWQARADPRRRTASIGIYTHVRDRWGIFYDQPILLKERQVGAAIEGVVRQTATEDVAQLAVDTHGYTDFGIAVAKGLKFDLCPVLQHMRDRYLHVPRGHMVPDEILPVVVGDVDLDGIEAIYDEFVRVVASIKSGRCTAVQALQRFGSAARGQDVYDGGTQLGRLLRSIFLIDYFTNSTFRRELRHVLNRGEAVHAIQRAVHTGKIPTELAKRPDSLAAVSSSLSLLTNVLMAWNTRHIQRAVDRFEEFGGEPIAPELLRRIAPTHLEGLNLRGTLEFPLAEYAIRILPSSAVTSLPASQKQIR